In Arcanobacterium wilhelmae, the following are encoded in one genomic region:
- a CDS encoding dihydrodipicolinate synthase family protein gives MTKPISGVVPPLAIPLKNKELDVASLERSINRMIEAGIDGLFVLGSTGEVAFSTSARREEILREATRIVAGRVPILAGVIDTETERVIEHIKQAEKFGVDGIVATAPFYVLQGEEDVYRHFKALHEATDLPIWAYDIPVCVHWKLSPQFLMRLASEGILSGVKDSSGDDVSFRWLVRMNEAAGHPLQLLTGHEVVVDGALLGGADGSVPGLANVDPDGYVRMWKAAQAGDWATVKAEQDRLADLMTMVFVKGVAGFGAGVGAFKAALKALGVFETNEMPTPVLPLEGENYEWVSAKLREAGLLA, from the coding sequence ATGACTAAGCCGATTAGCGGCGTTGTGCCGCCGCTGGCAATCCCGCTCAAGAACAAGGAACTCGACGTCGCATCGCTCGAGCGTTCGATCAATCGCATGATCGAGGCAGGCATCGATGGCCTGTTCGTGCTGGGCTCCACGGGTGAGGTGGCGTTCTCGACGTCGGCTCGCCGCGAGGAGATCCTGCGCGAGGCCACACGTATCGTGGCTGGCCGCGTGCCGATCCTCGCTGGCGTGATCGACACCGAGACCGAGCGCGTGATCGAGCACATCAAGCAGGCCGAGAAGTTCGGCGTGGACGGCATCGTTGCCACCGCACCTTTCTACGTGTTGCAGGGCGAGGAGGATGTGTACCGCCACTTCAAGGCGTTGCACGAGGCCACCGATCTGCCGATCTGGGCCTACGACATCCCGGTGTGCGTGCACTGGAAGCTTTCGCCGCAGTTCCTCATGCGCCTCGCCTCCGAGGGCATTCTTTCTGGCGTGAAGGATTCCTCCGGCGACGACGTCTCCTTCCGTTGGCTCGTTCGCATGAACGAGGCCGCGGGTCACCCGCTGCAGCTGCTCACCGGCCACGAGGTCGTTGTGGACGGCGCACTACTGGGCGGTGCTGACGGCTCGGTTCCGGGCCTGGCAAACGTGGATCCGGACGGCTACGTGCGCATGTGGAAGGCCGCTCAGGCGGGCGATTGGGCGACCGTGAAGGCTGAGCAGGATCGCCTGGCTGACCTGATGACCATGGTGTTCGTCAAGGGCGTTGCCGGCTTCGGCGCTGGTGTTGGCGCGTTCAAGGCCGCGCTGAAGGCGCTCGGAGTGTTCGAGACCAACGAGATGCCGACTCCGGTTCTCCCGCTCGAGGGCGAGAACTATGAATGGGTGTCCGCTAAGCTCCGCGAAGCGGGATTGCTCGCGTGA
- a CDS encoding ABC transporter ATP-binding protein, whose protein sequence is MTTPIIDLRDVEVTFRTRTGSIFRPNKVRAVRGVNIQVMPGQTVGIVGESGSGKSTMANVMIGLQPATAGKVFFNGEEVTKRSAADRRKIGRVVSVVFQDPATALNPRMTVADQLADPLRVHGIGDETSRAARVRELISVVGLPTSALDALPGQLSGGQRQRVAIARALALEPKAIIADEPTSALDVSVRAQILNLLMDLKKELGLAMVFISHDIQTVRYISDRIAVMNHGQIVEEGPAHELLTNPKDDYTKKLLGAAPSLLHPTL, encoded by the coding sequence ATGACCACTCCGATCATTGACCTGCGCGACGTCGAAGTGACGTTCCGTACCCGCACGGGCTCGATTTTCCGCCCGAACAAGGTGCGCGCGGTGCGCGGCGTGAACATCCAGGTGATGCCCGGCCAGACTGTTGGCATCGTGGGCGAGTCCGGTTCGGGCAAGTCCACCATGGCGAACGTGATGATCGGCCTGCAGCCGGCAACCGCCGGCAAGGTGTTCTTCAACGGCGAGGAGGTGACGAAGCGCAGCGCAGCTGATCGCCGCAAGATTGGCCGCGTGGTCTCCGTCGTCTTCCAGGATCCGGCCACGGCGCTCAACCCGCGCATGACGGTTGCCGACCAGCTCGCGGATCCGCTGCGCGTGCACGGTATCGGCGACGAAACGTCGCGTGCAGCTCGCGTCCGCGAGCTCATCTCCGTGGTGGGTTTGCCGACGTCGGCGCTCGATGCCTTGCCCGGCCAGCTCTCCGGCGGCCAGCGCCAGCGCGTGGCGATTGCCCGTGCGCTTGCGCTCGAGCCGAAAGCGATCATCGCGGATGAGCCGACGTCGGCGCTCGACGTTTCGGTTCGCGCACAGATCCTCAACCTCTTGATGGACCTCAAGAAGGAACTGGGCCTCGCGATGGTCTTCATCTCGCACGATATCCAGACCGTCCGGTACATTTCCGATCGCATCGCGGTGATGAACCACGGCCAGATCGTGGAGGAGGGGCCCGCCCATGAGCTCCTCACCAACCCCAAGGACGACTACACCAAGAAGCTTCTTGGCGCAGCCCCCTCTCTACTTCACCCCACTCTTTAA
- a CDS encoding ROK family protein — protein sequence MASEIDGRVLALDIGGTKVGWAVLGCEDRVLDPRENTGASSGIKMFARGVMPTDAPKGGEDLARRVAELAAAQVEEHGCVGVAVASAGVVDPETGAIISATDTLPGWSGTPLGEILREATGQPVWIINDVHAHGLGEARLGAGRGSDVVLSIAVGTGIGGALIRSGEIDFGAHSLAGHFGHVHHHFGTGIPCSCGRAGHLEAFASGSGLATWYNHRSDEAHVANGAELRALADAGDHLALACFSESAYAVGEVLGSLANCVDPHVIVISGSVANKNGEDWWDNVRAGYAASAMDGVACVPLVGGELGDDAPLLGAYQNFMARTSVDTTEALS from the coding sequence ATGGCGAGCGAGATCGATGGGCGCGTGCTCGCGCTCGATATTGGCGGCACGAAGGTTGGCTGGGCGGTGCTCGGTTGCGAGGATCGCGTGCTTGATCCGCGCGAGAACACGGGTGCGAGTAGCGGCATCAAAATGTTTGCGCGCGGCGTGATGCCGACCGATGCCCCCAAGGGCGGCGAGGATCTTGCTCGCCGGGTTGCCGAGCTCGCGGCCGCCCAGGTTGAAGAACACGGTTGCGTTGGAGTTGCCGTCGCGAGCGCCGGCGTTGTCGATCCTGAAACCGGCGCGATTATCTCAGCAACCGACACTCTTCCTGGCTGGAGTGGCACACCGCTCGGCGAGATTTTGCGCGAAGCCACCGGCCAACCTGTGTGGATCATCAACGACGTCCACGCCCACGGCCTCGGCGAAGCCCGCCTCGGCGCGGGCCGCGGCTCCGACGTCGTCCTGTCCATCGCCGTCGGAACCGGAATCGGCGGCGCACTCATCCGCTCCGGAGAAATCGACTTTGGCGCCCACAGCCTCGCCGGGCACTTCGGGCACGTCCACCACCACTTCGGCACCGGAATCCCGTGCTCGTGCGGGCGCGCCGGCCACCTCGAAGCCTTCGCCTCCGGCTCCGGGCTCGCCACCTGGTACAACCACCGCTCCGATGAGGCTCACGTTGCGAACGGCGCCGAGCTGCGCGCCCTCGCCGACGCCGGTGACCACCTCGCGCTCGCCTGCTTCAGTGAGTCCGCTTACGCCGTCGGCGAGGTGCTTGGCTCGCTCGCGAACTGCGTCGATCCGCACGTGATCGTCATTTCCGGGTCGGTGGCGAACAAGAACGGAGAAGACTGGTGGGATAATGTTCGCGCCGGCTACGCAGCCTCCGCGATGGACGGCGTCGCGTGTGTGCCGCTCGTCGGCGGCGAACTTGGCGACGACGCCCCGCTCCTTGGCGCCTACCAGAACTTCATGGCACGAACGTCTGTTGACACAACAGAAGCTCTCTCGTAA
- a CDS encoding sialidase family protein, with product MEFRIVSEPAQIVAPWKGSVAGERIGELRIPALAVVGGRAHLFFDVRPAPASGSGADFIGTTLASDLPNPNWIAHMSAEISHQAAPQLSQFPSHECGVLSVDDFSPTFFASHPLYRGKGRNKLAKLQGSEVSAGLWSDPEPVSMPAPIASDAAVCATSRGIFLAYGSTESVGYFESRAGGEQLEPWVAFGATPDVLEHRNISAELYAATGADAIFATSGSTIEFAGRVLVPYVARWGERTGVVIVHFDGTRIAHIAEPITAPGVLLDETTLAVVGNEVWANFRVQGFAGRGSGVRFLARSRDGVRFSEPAPLELPDPGCNAKQLGELFLHPGSPSSRENGAIERISNAGGWRAERVLDLGDSPFGYCDAAWLPSGHLLVVFERDAALWQVTVVLAE from the coding sequence GTGGAGTTTCGGATTGTGAGCGAGCCGGCGCAGATCGTTGCGCCCTGGAAGGGCTCTGTAGCGGGGGAACGGATTGGCGAGCTGAGGATCCCCGCGCTCGCGGTTGTAGGCGGCCGAGCTCACCTGTTTTTCGACGTCCGTCCAGCTCCGGCGAGCGGATCGGGCGCAGATTTTATCGGCACTACGCTCGCCTCAGATCTGCCGAACCCCAATTGGATCGCCCACATGAGCGCCGAAATTTCGCATCAAGCGGCTCCGCAGTTATCGCAATTCCCATCCCATGAGTGCGGTGTACTCAGCGTGGATGATTTTTCGCCAACCTTTTTCGCTTCTCACCCTCTATATAGAGGTAAAGGCCGAAATAAGTTGGCGAAATTGCAGGGAAGTGAAGTATCGGCCGGTTTGTGGTCCGATCCGGAGCCAGTTTCGATGCCTGCGCCGATCGCCTCGGACGCCGCCGTTTGCGCCACATCACGCGGAATTTTCCTCGCATACGGTTCTACCGAGTCCGTGGGCTACTTCGAATCGCGCGCCGGCGGCGAGCAACTCGAGCCGTGGGTTGCATTCGGTGCGACGCCGGATGTCCTCGAGCATCGCAACATTTCGGCCGAACTTTATGCGGCAACCGGCGCGGACGCGATCTTTGCCACTTCTGGTTCCACAATCGAGTTCGCCGGCCGTGTCCTGGTTCCGTACGTTGCGCGATGGGGCGAGCGAACAGGCGTGGTGATTGTGCATTTCGATGGCACGCGCATCGCTCACATCGCTGAGCCAATCACTGCGCCGGGTGTCCTGCTCGACGAAACGACCCTCGCTGTGGTCGGCAATGAGGTGTGGGCGAACTTCCGGGTGCAGGGTTTCGCGGGGCGTGGTTCGGGCGTGCGTTTTCTGGCGCGCTCGCGCGACGGTGTTCGCTTCAGTGAGCCAGCGCCACTTGAACTTCCCGACCCGGGGTGTAACGCCAAGCAACTTGGCGAGCTGTTCCTTCACCCCGGCTCGCCCTCATCCCGAGAAAATGGCGCGATTGAGCGGATTTCGAACGCTGGTGGCTGGCGCGCGGAGCGCGTCCTTGATCTTGGCGATAGCCCGTTCGGCTATTGCGACGCGGCCTGGCTGCCGAGCGGCCACCTCCTTGTGGTGTTCGAGCGCGACGCCGCATTGTGGCAGGTCACAGTGGTGCTGGCCGAGTAG
- a CDS encoding FadR/GntR family transcriptional regulator — translation MDSIKAYILSHRLQPGDPLPTEAELCSYLGVSRSSVREALRKLEALDIIGVRQGRGTFVGKMSLQPLVNTLVLRNALENTDTERGRNALSDVVATRRALDRGIASELVAALAGTHNPELHDIVTQMEEKSARGERYLEEDIAFHSALLETVGNELLSQLTSAMWLVHQAIIPHLSAPTSPELLHTAHAHALMLDAAEAGDVEAYLEALEAHYAPLDKLVHEEPRAADEPEEAK, via the coding sequence ATGGATTCGATCAAGGCCTACATCCTGTCCCACCGTCTCCAGCCGGGTGACCCACTCCCCACCGAAGCAGAGCTGTGCTCCTACCTCGGCGTCTCACGCTCCTCTGTCCGCGAAGCGCTACGCAAACTCGAAGCGCTCGACATCATCGGCGTGCGCCAAGGCCGCGGAACCTTCGTCGGGAAAATGTCTCTCCAGCCGCTCGTCAACACGCTCGTGCTCCGAAACGCACTCGAAAACACGGATACAGAACGCGGACGCAACGCCCTGTCCGACGTCGTCGCCACCCGGCGCGCACTCGACCGCGGAATCGCCTCGGAACTCGTTGCGGCCCTCGCCGGCACCCACAACCCCGAACTCCACGACATCGTCACGCAGATGGAAGAAAAATCCGCCCGAGGCGAGCGCTACCTCGAAGAAGATATCGCCTTCCACTCTGCGCTCCTCGAAACTGTCGGAAACGAACTCCTTTCCCAGCTCACGTCCGCGATGTGGCTCGTCCACCAGGCGATCATCCCGCACCTGTCGGCGCCCACCAGCCCCGAGCTACTCCACACCGCTCACGCCCACGCGCTCATGCTCGACGCGGCCGAAGCCGGCGATGTCGAAGCCTACCTCGAGGCACTCGAAGCGCACTACGCGCCACTGGACAAGCTTGTGCACGAGGAGCCGCGGGCCGCCGACGAGCCAGAAGAGGCGAAGTAG
- a CDS encoding ABC transporter permease, whose product MNNLLRLLGRRLLAFPIMVIGVSFLVFFIMSLSPIDPAYSALGETATPDALEAYRAANGLNDPFFVQYFRYLAGMVQGDLGTYGVGGANHVSDWVAQALPVTLQLTFLGLIIAVVFAFPLGVLAALYRDRWPDQLIRVLSVIFIGTPSFWLAALLVIAFVGTLPVSGALPAMTVDFGGWFLRLLLPAVALAVPVIGQMTRVVRTSMVEELDRDYVRTALGAGIPKAVVISRNVLRNALITPVTVLGLRVGYLMGGAVVIEIIFGINGMGQLLIKGIQQNWVSLVQGGALVVAVSFIVVNVIVDVLYLLINPRIRSV is encoded by the coding sequence GTGAATAACCTTCTCAGGCTTTTAGGACGACGCCTCCTTGCCTTCCCCATCATGGTGATTGGCGTGTCGTTCCTCGTTTTCTTCATCATGTCGCTCTCGCCCATCGATCCGGCCTACTCGGCCCTCGGTGAAACAGCTACCCCCGATGCTCTCGAAGCATACCGAGCTGCCAACGGCTTGAACGATCCGTTCTTTGTTCAGTACTTCCGCTACCTCGCGGGAATGGTCCAGGGCGATCTCGGCACGTACGGTGTTGGCGGCGCTAACCATGTGTCGGACTGGGTAGCACAGGCGCTCCCCGTCACCCTCCAGCTCACGTTCCTCGGTCTGATCATCGCCGTCGTGTTTGCGTTCCCGCTTGGCGTTCTCGCGGCACTTTACCGCGATCGCTGGCCTGATCAGCTCATCCGCGTGCTGTCGGTAATCTTCATCGGTACGCCGTCGTTCTGGCTCGCTGCCCTCCTCGTGATCGCCTTCGTGGGTACACTCCCTGTTTCGGGCGCGCTACCCGCAATGACGGTCGATTTCGGCGGCTGGTTCCTTCGCCTGCTGCTCCCCGCCGTCGCGCTTGCTGTTCCGGTAATCGGCCAGATGACCCGCGTTGTTCGTACCTCGATGGTGGAGGAACTCGACCGCGATTACGTGCGTACCGCTCTCGGCGCTGGAATCCCCAAGGCTGTGGTGATTTCCCGCAACGTGCTACGCAACGCGCTGATCACGCCGGTCACGGTTCTCGGCCTGCGAGTGGGATACCTCATGGGTGGCGCGGTGGTCATCGAGATCATCTTCGGAATTAACGGAATGGGCCAGCTCCTGATTAAGGGCATCCAGCAGAACTGGGTGAGCCTGGTCCAGGGTGGAGCGCTCGTTGTGGCGGTGTCGTTCATTGTGGTGAACGTGATCGTGGACGTGCTTTACCTGCTCATTAACCCGCGTATTAGGTCGGTGTGA
- a CDS encoding ABC transporter substrate-binding protein, with protein sequence MRITKRTAQASAVLAATALALSACGGGTTSNGGGAAAGSGGAASGAITVGAAYETTDYGPITTSALAMGVNWSVLEGLYEFDMSDYSTRAALAAGDPTKVSDTEYEITLRDGAKFSDGKDVTSKDVVSSYKRATADKSIYKQFFGFVDSVAEKDPKTVTVKLKYPFENLKARFVSVKVVPDGSDEEALKAKPVGTGPYMYDSVTPTEVKLVPNPNYNGDKKATVAELKYQALKDDSARLSAAVGGTIDAMEAVPASAKAQLEGAGWKVEAVPGYGNPFLMFNTTKAPFDKAEVRQALHYAINTQKLVDTAMDGQAKPATSFLPEANPAYKKAKVQFDYDVNKAKELLAKNGVKDLSITLTTTDHPWVTNLIPQIKQDLEAAGVKVAVKSMASADVYANVADVDNPTYDVILAPGDPSVFGTDPGIIIEWWNADNVWTQKRSHWKESDPASWGKLQELIKAANQATGDDAKAKWGEAQDLLSEQAVTYPLFHRNMLTAWNEGKITGFKPIASTGLQTIGVGLK encoded by the coding sequence ATGCGTATTACAAAGCGTACGGCTCAGGCTTCCGCAGTACTTGCAGCAACCGCGCTCGCTCTGTCGGCATGTGGCGGCGGCACTACCTCGAACGGCGGCGGCGCAGCCGCAGGTTCTGGTGGCGCAGCTTCCGGCGCGATCACGGTTGGTGCCGCATATGAGACCACCGATTACGGCCCGATCACTACCTCCGCACTCGCAATGGGTGTGAACTGGTCGGTCCTCGAGGGTCTGTACGAGTTCGACATGTCGGATTACTCCACCCGAGCAGCGCTCGCAGCTGGGGATCCGACAAAGGTCTCGGATACCGAATACGAAATCACCTTGCGTGATGGTGCGAAGTTCTCGGATGGCAAGGACGTCACTTCGAAGGATGTTGTGTCCTCCTACAAGCGTGCAACGGCTGACAAGTCGATCTACAAGCAGTTCTTCGGCTTCGTGGATTCGGTTGCGGAGAAGGATCCGAAGACGGTCACCGTCAAGCTCAAGTACCCCTTCGAGAACCTCAAGGCTCGCTTCGTTTCCGTGAAGGTTGTTCCGGATGGCTCGGATGAAGAAGCGCTGAAGGCAAAGCCCGTGGGTACCGGCCCGTACATGTACGATTCGGTCACCCCCACCGAAGTTAAGCTCGTTCCGAACCCGAACTACAACGGCGATAAGAAGGCCACCGTTGCCGAGCTCAAGTACCAGGCTCTGAAGGACGATTCAGCACGCCTCTCCGCTGCTGTTGGCGGCACGATCGATGCGATGGAAGCCGTTCCGGCGTCGGCGAAGGCCCAGCTCGAGGGCGCTGGCTGGAAGGTTGAGGCGGTTCCGGGCTACGGCAACCCGTTCCTGATGTTCAACACCACCAAGGCTCCGTTCGACAAGGCTGAGGTTCGTCAGGCACTCCACTACGCGATCAACACCCAGAAGCTCGTGGATACCGCAATGGACGGCCAGGCAAAGCCGGCCACCTCGTTCCTTCCGGAGGCTAACCCGGCCTACAAGAAGGCGAAGGTCCAGTTCGATTACGACGTGAACAAAGCCAAGGAGCTCCTGGCCAAGAACGGCGTGAAGGATCTCTCGATCACGCTGACCACTACGGATCACCCGTGGGTCACCAACCTCATCCCGCAGATCAAGCAGGATCTTGAGGCTGCTGGCGTGAAGGTTGCCGTGAAGTCGATGGCATCGGCAGACGTCTACGCGAACGTTGCAGACGTGGATAACCCGACCTACGACGTCATTCTCGCACCGGGCGATCCGTCCGTGTTCGGCACCGATCCTGGCATCATCATCGAATGGTGGAACGCCGACAACGTGTGGACCCAGAAGCGCTCGCACTGGAAGGAGTCGGATCCGGCTTCGTGGGGCAAGCTCCAGGAGCTGATCAAGGCTGCGAACCAGGCAACTGGTGATGACGCCAAGGCGAAGTGGGGTGAGGCTCAGGATCTGCTCTCCGAGCAGGCTGTGACCTACCCGCTCTTCCACCGCAACATGCTCACCGCATGGAACGAAGGCAAGATCACCGGATTCAAGCCGATTGCATCCACTGGTCTTCAGACCATCGGCGTCGGCCTCAAGTAA
- a CDS encoding dipeptide/oligopeptide/nickel ABC transporter permease/ATP-binding protein, which yields MTNKEKLEKVTAKKARFSRISHMSVGARISMVVLAVVATISVIAYLFPIAPYDPATPVGQKWQPPSGQFWFGTDHAGRDVFSRILNGGIYSFAIGIFAMLIALVLGTIIGSIAAVVRKSISEVIMRILDIIMAVPGIAMAAVTVLVFSRIFDPKNVWGLVTVIICSIAFVYTPQLARIVRANVMAAYGEDYVRAVVVAGARAPWILIRHVARNTAAPVLVFATVLVADAIILEASLTFIGSGLQATMVPTWGNVLSEASSNLSVLLGYWWTAFFPGVLIMITVLCLNILSEGITDAMVASPSSAAVELVSKNSDREADRLLLDPRKAYEAQAESLQQRLDALAAIETQRHDRFQYDPTKTPLLEVKNLSIRFPRHGDVAVVDNVSFSVSPNETMGLVGESGCGKSITALTIMGLIDPRAKFEGEILYQGKDLLKMKADERQKLLGNELAMIYQDALSSLNPAMLIKAQMKQLTSRGGTRSAEELLELVGLDPKRTLESYPHELSGGQRQRVLIAMALTRDPKLIIADEPTTALDVTVQKQVVELLNSLREKLGFAMVFVSHDLALVAEVAHKITVMYAGQVVEQAPTSELLIHPTHEYTRGLLGAVLSIEAGSGRLHQVPGTVPSPKDFPDGDRFAPRSSHPGYGEEIRPVLTKVGNHHVYAAIPPKPGVTDSADAAVAATLAANSKEDAR from the coding sequence ATGACCAACAAAGAAAAGCTTGAGAAAGTAACGGCAAAGAAGGCCCGCTTCTCACGCATCTCCCACATGTCGGTGGGGGCACGAATCTCGATGGTTGTGCTGGCAGTCGTTGCCACGATTTCCGTGATCGCCTACCTGTTCCCGATTGCTCCGTACGATCCGGCGACGCCGGTGGGGCAGAAGTGGCAGCCGCCGTCGGGTCAGTTCTGGTTCGGCACGGACCACGCGGGCCGTGACGTGTTCTCCCGCATCCTCAATGGCGGAATCTACTCGTTCGCGATCGGTATTTTCGCGATGCTCATTGCCCTCGTGCTTGGCACGATCATCGGCTCGATCGCGGCGGTTGTTCGCAAGTCGATCTCTGAAGTGATCATGCGAATCCTGGACATCATCATGGCTGTTCCGGGTATCGCAATGGCTGCGGTCACGGTGCTCGTGTTCTCGCGCATCTTCGATCCGAAGAACGTGTGGGGCCTGGTCACAGTGATCATCTGCTCGATCGCGTTCGTTTACACCCCGCAGCTGGCACGTATTGTTCGTGCAAACGTGATGGCCGCCTACGGTGAGGACTATGTTCGTGCAGTTGTGGTGGCTGGCGCCCGCGCACCGTGGATCCTGATCCGCCACGTGGCCCGCAACACCGCGGCTCCGGTGCTCGTTTTCGCCACGGTTCTTGTGGCCGACGCGATCATCCTCGAAGCATCGCTGACCTTCATCGGTTCCGGCCTCCAGGCCACGATGGTTCCGACCTGGGGCAACGTGCTTTCCGAGGCATCGTCGAACCTGTCGGTTCTGCTCGGCTACTGGTGGACGGCGTTCTTCCCGGGCGTGCTCATCATGATCACGGTGCTGTGCCTGAACATTCTCTCGGAAGGTATCACGGATGCAATGGTGGCGTCGCCGTCGTCGGCGGCTGTTGAGCTGGTGTCGAAGAACTCGGACCGCGAAGCTGACCGTCTTCTGCTGGACCCGCGCAAGGCGTACGAGGCGCAAGCCGAGTCGCTCCAGCAGCGCCTGGACGCGCTCGCCGCAATCGAAACGCAACGCCACGATCGTTTCCAGTACGATCCCACCAAGACCCCGCTCCTGGAGGTCAAGAACCTCTCGATCCGCTTCCCGCGCCACGGCGACGTCGCGGTGGTGGACAACGTCTCGTTCTCGGTCTCCCCGAACGAGACGATGGGCCTCGTGGGCGAATCGGGCTGTGGAAAGTCGATCACCGCTCTCACAATCATGGGCCTGATCGATCCGCGAGCCAAGTTCGAAGGCGAGATCCTCTACCAGGGCAAGGACCTTTTGAAGATGAAGGCCGACGAGCGCCAGAAGCTCCTCGGCAACGAGCTGGCCATGATCTACCAGGACGCGCTGTCCTCGCTGAACCCGGCCATGCTGATCAAGGCTCAGATGAAGCAGCTCACCTCGCGTGGCGGCACCCGCTCCGCCGAGGAACTGCTCGAGCTGGTGGGCCTGGATCCGAAGCGCACCCTCGAGTCCTACCCGCACGAGCTTTCGGGCGGCCAGCGCCAGCGCGTGCTCATCGCCATGGCTTTGACCCGCGACCCGAAGCTGATCATCGCCGACGAGCCGACAACGGCACTCGACGTGACCGTGCAGAAGCAGGTTGTTGAACTGCTCAACTCCCTGCGCGAGAAGCTCGGCTTCGCGATGGTGTTCGTTTCCCACGATCTCGCGCTGGTTGCGGAAGTCGCCCACAAGATCACGGTGATGTACGCGGGCCAGGTTGTGGAGCAGGCGCCGACGTCGGAGCTCTTGATCCACCCGACCCACGAGTACACCCGCGGCCTGCTCGGCGCTGTTCTCTCGATCGAGGCTGGCTCGGGCCGCCTCCACCAGGTGCCCGGCACGGTTCCAAGCCCGAAGGACTTCCCAGACGGCGACCGATTCGCTCCGCGCTCCTCGCACCCAGGCTACGGCGAAGAGATTCGTCCGGTCCTGACGAAGGTGGGCAACCACCACGTGTACGCCGCGATCCCGCCCAAGCCGGGGGTTACGGATAGTGCCGACGCCGCCGTCGCGGCAACGTTGGCGGCCAACTCGAAGGAGGACGCACGATGA